GTGGGCAGAATTAAAAACAGTTAAACTAGCGCAGCAAATCTGTGATGCTGATGTCGTCACTTATCGCCAAAGAGAAACAGACCAACTATTTATTGATGATTTGCTGGCAGAAAAAAATTTAGATGCGGCAATTTTTGTGATTAGCTGGGGATTTGATATCGCCCCACTAGCAGCCAAGCTTAAGCAGTACAATGTTATTTACCATGCCCACAGCGCAGGTTACAAATTTCGCCTCCCTGCGAGTATTCCCATCATCACAGTTAGCCGCAACACAATGGGATATTGGGGGCAGAAATCGCCTAATTCTCTGATATATTATTTGCCCAATCAAATTAGTAACGAATTTAAAAATTTACATCTAAAGCGAGATATTGATGTTTTAGTTCAAGCCCGAAAATCTTCTGAGTATTTAATCCAAGAATTGATTCCGGCTTTGCAGCAACAGTGTCAAGTAAAATTAGTTGATTCTTATGTAGAAGATTTACCTGGGCTATTTAATCAGGCAAAAATTTACCTGTATGACTCTGCCGAATATTGGGCGCAACAACCTGTGAGTGAAGGCTTTGGACTACAGCCAATGGAAGCTCTTGCTTGTGGCTGTCAGGTGTTTTCCAGTGTCAACGGTGGACTTTCAGATTATTTAGATCCTGGGTTTAATTGCTATAAAATCGCCGGATACTCAAAAGAATATGATGTGCAACGTGTAATCAAGTCGCTAAAATCTGCACAAAGTATCGATATGCCCGAAGAGTTTTTTGCCGAGTATCGAACTGAAAATATTCTCCAGAGATTGCAAGTTATTTTGGATGAAATCAACGAATTTTTTGATCACAAAATCAACTTTTCCGGCAATATTCAGGATTTGTCCCCAACTCGTGTGGCCAAACTACGCATTCAGAACATATACAAAAAAATCAGGCAGAAATACTTTTAGGAATTTTTGCTGTGAGTGTCCCTAATTATTTGGGTTATCTCAGATTTTACTACATATTTGATTTTATGTAAAATGTATAGTGGAATGCAGTTATTCATAAAAGTTATCCTTGCTTACGCAAAGGGCAATCATTAGATTTATTTATCATCAAAAATCAAATAAAAACGATTATTTGGTGCTGAAGTAGTCTAGTATACATTTATCCTAAATAAGATCATTCTGAAGCGTCAGTTTGTCTCAACCTACATCTGAATTGCCGTCTGGATAATCAGCTTACATAAGTTATATTTAATTCTTCCCACCAACTGGCTGTTACTAAAACTGTAACCATCTAAAGTTTTGCCTATTCTAAATGCAATAGTAAACAATCGAAACATAATTTAGCGTCCATTTTGATAGACAGCTAAAAACGTTGGGCAAACGAGGTAGCAGAATGAATCGGCAGAAATTAAGTGGTGTGGAAAAAAACTTCCTACAAAGACGTTATGGTGTCAGTCTAGGAAGACGCTACGTTTTGGCAGCAGCTAGTGTTGTTCTGTTCAGTGTGTTAGGGTGTTCCCAGGTTAGTGGTAGTGCAAATTCCCTGACACAATCTGATCTACCTTATTCAGAGACTCGATTGCCAAAAAAAACATTAATTTCTGATGCAAAACTCGTGAATGCTAATAATAAATTTGGCTTCAAACTGTTTTCAGAAATTTGGAAAAATAACAGTAGTAAAGATAACATTTTTGTTTCTCCTTCAAGTGTCGCGATCGCCCTGGCTATGGCATATAATGGAGCCAGTGGTTCTACTCAACAAGCAATGGCGAAGACCCTAGAATTACAGGGGATGAGTCTACCAGAAATTAACTCTGCTTACGCCACATTAAAAGAGTTGCTAGAAAATCCTGATCCGCAAGTGCAACTGACTATTGCTAACTCCCTATGGGCAAATAAAGAAGCCACTTTGCAGCCAAATTTTCTCCAAAGCACCCAGGAATTCTACAAAGCCAAGGTTACGAATTTAGACTTTAAAGATGCGGCATCTGCCAATACTATCAATAAGTGGGTCAAAGACAGTACTCGTGGAAAAATCAACCAAATAGTTGAAGAAATTCCACCTGATCAGGTGTTGTTTCTGATTAACGCCATATATTTTAAAGGAGAATGGAGCAATCAGTTTGATAAATCACAAACTGCCAAACATCCTTTTAACTCAATCTCTGGACAACAGAAGCAACAAATGATGATGTCGCAAACTGGCGAATATAGATACTATGAAAACGACCAGTTTCAGGCAGTGAGTTTACCTTATGGCGAAGATGGCAAAGTCAGCTTTTATATCTTCTTGCCTAAAGAGGATTCTAACCTGCAAACCTTTTATCAAAACTTGAATTTTGATAACTGGGAAAAATGGATGTCTCAGTTGAGAAATCGGGATGGATTTATTCGCTTACCCCGCTTTAAAACAGACTATGATGTCACACTCAATGATGCACTCAAAGCTTTAGGGATGGAGGAAGCTTTTAGCAATCAAGCTAATTTTTCTGGTATGGGTACTAATTTGAAAATTAGTGAAGTCAAACATAAAACATTTGTTGAGGTCAACGAACAAGGTACAGAAGCCGCCGCTGCGACATCAGTAGGAATGGTACCAACATCTTTTAGACAAAAACCAGAACCTTTCCGCATGATTGTTGACCGTCCCTTTTTCTCTGCGATTCGAGATAATCAAACAGGCAGCATTTTGTTTATGGGTTCAATTACAGACCCACAGTAGTAAGAGTAAATTTTTTGACTTTTGACTTTTGACTTACCCTTGGGGTCTAGGGCAATGTCGGTTCCGAAACACTTAGAGGATTATTGTGTTCAGCTGTTGATGATTTTTCTGTAACCACGGGTGCGGGTTTCTCTTCAGCTTCACCGTTGAACCCTTGAGGACGCAAGGCTGTTAAAGCCGTCTTGATAATTACAGCCGTGGGTACTGCCACAATTACTCCTAAAAGTCCACCAACTCTTGCCCCTGTAAGAACGGAAATGAGTATCCAAACTGGGTTTAAACCAGTAAAGCTACCTAAAATTCGGGGTGCAATTAAGTTTTCTAAAATTTGCTGCACGATCACAGCGGCGATTAAAACTTTGACTCCCATTGAGAAATCTTGCAGCGCTACAAGGGAGGTAGTCAGGGCGATACCCACTGAACCACCAAAGGGAACTAGAGCCATGATGCCAATAGTTAAGCCAAATAATAGCCCAAATGGCACTTTCAGCCACAAAAACGTGGGAATTAAGGCTGATGCCATACAGGTAGATAAAATCAGTTGAGTGATGAAAAAGTTTTGAAAACTCAGGCGGACTGTTTTAGAGAAAGGTTGGCGAAATTTGGTAGGTAGCCATTCCACTAAACTCTGCCAGAGTTCACCGCCATGCTGCAAAAGGTAGAATGTCAAAACCATTGTTAAGAGGAAATCTAGCAAGCTTGTGAATGTCACCACTGCGAGATTTAACACTTGTCCGGCGATCGCTTGTAGTTGACTCTTGACGCGATCGTTGATTTGGACTACAAGAGCATCAAGGTTAATTGGTAAATTCAGGGTTTCTGCTTTCTGATTTAACATCATTAATTGAGAACGGCCAGAGTCGATTAACTCTGGTAATCGCGCCACCAATTGCTGGGCTTGGCTAAGGGCGAGGGGAAACAGGGTAACACCCAGCGCTAACAGCACCGATAAGGCGATCAAAAAGACTAAAATGGCCACTTGTTCTCGCCTAGCACCTTGACGCTCCATCCAGCTTACGGGATAGTTGAGCAGAAATGCTAAAACTGAGGCTCCAACTAAAATCACTATTAGGGAGTGAAAATAATGGAAAATTGCCGAAATCGCCCAACCATTGAGAACTAAAATGGGGGCGCATAACGCGATCGCCCCAATGCGTGCTAGGGGTGTAAATGTCTGCCACCAGTTGAGTAGCTTGCGTGTCTGCATCTTTAGCCGATTGCGGGATAGAACTTAATTAAATCTTTCTCTATAGCTTATTATCTCTAACTACATCATCGCATTTCATCTCTCTAGTTTAGGATGAGACTTACCCTCATGGAAAATCTTGAACCAATTGACAATTCCCAGTACACTCAAGACACAGCCATTTCTAAAAGACAGTTATTTTGGTATTTAATTCCAGTCCTTGGCTTTTTTCCATCCTTGTGGACTCTCTATCGCGGCCGGGGAAGTCGGGAACAACTGGTTGTGAGTCGTCTGTCTATTACTTTGGCATTTACTTGGCTGTTGGGGTACTTCTTGTTAGCCACTGGGGCCGCGACTTCAGAATTTTTTACATTGCGGATGTTAATCCTCAATAGCTTTCTGACATCTGGTTACTTTTTGGTCAGTGTCTGGCTAATTATTCGACTCATTCAGGGGAAATCTCACCGTTTATCAGGGTTAAGTCGTTTTGCTGAACGAGTGTTGGGCAAATATTTGTCTTAATTTTGGCAATTATCCCGATGAATTAGTCGTATTATTACGGATTTTTTTCCGAAATTGCCGATGATCTCGAATCAGGTCTGGTCAAACTAACTTATTGTTGTCATACTTCAATTAATTATCTCCGGATTTGCCACAAACAAAGAGAAATCCTGCTATAAGTGTTGTGGTTAACATAACAGCAAGAAGTTAGCACGGTTAATTAAAGGTTAACTTCTATGAGTTAATTTGGTTGCATATTAATTAGTCAGAAAATTTACCGAGTTTGATCAGTAAGTGTGAGGAAGTCTGTGACCAGTCAAAGAACTTCGGCGAAACAAAATCAGTTAGCGAAAGCCCTGAAATCGAAAAAGAAAAATTCTCACAACCCTAAGTCTCGACGTTGGCTGTTGTTCTGGCTGGGTATGAGTGGGATTGCAATGGTGTCAGCAACAGCAGGGGCGCTGTTAGCGGTTTCTTTGACCAGTACTCCATTGCAGCAAGCACAGTTAAGTCCCCAAGAAGAGGCGGTTTTTGATGGCGATCGCATTTCTGGGACTGGGTTACGATTCTCAGAATTAACTCGCCCGGTTAATCTCTTAGTGATGGGGATGAGCGTACTGCCATCGGATATTCTCAATACTCCCACAGAATTGCAGAATCTGGGCTATCAAGCCCAGGTAAACTCTTTTGATGGGCTGGCTGATGTGATGATCTTGATCAAATTTGATCCAGCCACAAAAAGAATAGCTATGCTCTCAATTCCCAGAGACACTCGTACAGAAGTAATTGGGTATGGAGTCAAAAAACTGAATGCTGCTAATGTTGATGGGGGGCCGGCTTTAACTGCCAAAAGCGTGAGTCATCTTCTGGGTGATGTGGCAATTGATCGCTATATCCGTATTAATGTTCTGGGTGTGGGAAAACTGATTGATGCCTTGGGTGGAGTGACAGTACACGTTCCCAAAGATTTGAAATATCAAGATGACTCCCAACACCTATATATCAATTTAAAAGCAGGCCAACAGCATCTCAACGGCGATCAGGCTTTGCAACTATTACGCTTTCGCCATGATGAACTCGGAGATATTGGTCGGGTACAACGGCAACAAATGCTGATCCGGGCGTTGATGGATCAGACCCTCAACCCGGCAACAGTAGCTCAATTACCCCAAGTTCTCAACGTAGTTAAAGAAAATATTGATACTAACTTAACAATTGAAGAATTATTAGCGCTAGCAGGTTTTGGTGTCCGCACAAACCGCGCCAATATGCATATGTTCATGTTACCAGGTCGCTTTAGCCAACCAGATGAATATATTGCTAGCTATTGGATACCAAACGAAACTGGTATTTCTCGAATGATGTCTCAACACTTTGGTGTGGAATTAACTAGTCAACTGAGAGACGTTAATGTCCGCTCTCTGCGAGTATTCATTCAAGATAGTACAGGTAGCGATCGCTCTGAACTCATACCTCTAATTAGGAGTTTAGAAGAATTCGGATATCGCAAAATCCAGATATCTCCACCGTGGAGTGAACCTCTACAAGTGTCTAATATCATTGCCCAGCAAGGAGACGGCGAGAATGCAGAGTTAATTCGCAATGCTTTGGGATTTGGGGAAGTGCGAGTGGAAAGCACTGGCATTATTGATTCTGATGTTACCATCCAACTCGGTAGGGATTGGTTACAACAAAAACGTCTCTTTGAAGCGACTTATTAAAATTTATCCCTGATCTGAGAGATTTTCCAGACATCAAAAGTGCTGAACACTCAGCACTTTTTCGTGAAAGGTTTACTTTAACTGGAAATTTTCCTAAAATAATTTCATCACCAGATTCGCAGAATTATAGATGGACTGGATTACACTACTGCGATCGCTACAGTCTGATTTTATTCAAAGGTTAACATCCGGTTTTTTACTTCATTGTGAAAGAGAAGGTCAATATAGTGAATTAACTGTCATTTCTGGAGAAAGACTCAAGACATTACGAGAATTTTGCTGGCTGATGGCGGAAAAATATAAGCGGACTTCGCCAGTGCGTGACGTTTTTATTAACAACCTCAAAGGCAAACTGGGTGAAGAAGTTGTCAAAGAACGTTTAGCCGATTTTATTACAGAAGTCGATTATGAAACCCGATTTGGCGGTGATGGAAATATTGATTTTACCTTAAATTCTAACTCAACAATTGGTGTTGAAGTCAAGTCTCGTCATGGCAGTATCGATAAAGTCAGATGGTCAGTTAGTTCTCAAGAAGTTGCCAAAAATGCAGTTGTAGTTTGCGTTTTAATTCAAGAAGAAGTCAACGAAGCCCAACCTGAATATCACCTATTTTTAGCTGGTTTTTTGCCTACGCAAATGATTAAGTTAAGAACTGGCAAAATTTCATTCGGCATAAATCAATTATTATATGGAGGTGGTTTATGGTGCTATCTAGAACAGTTACAAAAGAATAATAATTATCAAGATTTTTCCTCTAATTCATCTCCAAGTCATCAGGTAAATCCTGAGTTTTCACGCTCTGCTGAAAAAGCAATGGGGAACCTAATCCCCCAACCCCCTTCCCTACAAAAGCCTATCTCCTTGCAGGAGGAAGGTTTGGAGAGAGGTTTTCCAGATAACGTGAAAAATCAGCAAGTTAATTATGTACAAAATAGCCAGCAAGATTTAAATATATTTAATCTAAAACTGGGTGATGAATGTTTTGCAAAAGGTAAATATGAGGCGGCAATTAATCATTATAACCAAGCTTTGCAACTGAAAGCTGATGCTGATATTTTTTACAAACGAGGTTTAAGTTACTATCAATTAGGAGATTATGAAGCAGCAAGTGATAATTTTTCCCAAGCAATACAGTTGAATTTTAATGATGGAAAAGCATATAATAAAAGAGGTTTAGCTCGTTATCAACTAGGAAATTATCAAGAAGCAATAGAAGATTATACTCAAGCTATCAGAATTAATCCTCATATTGCTGTTGCGTATAAAAATCGGGCTGAAGCGCGTTCTCACATTGGAGATAACCAGGGAGCAATAGAAGATTACACTCAGGCAATCAAAATTAATCCTGATTATGCCGATGCTTATAAAAACCAGGGAATTGCCCGTTATTTTATAGAATATCACCAGGGATTCTCTCAGGCAATCAAGGTTAACCCCCAGGATGCTCTTGCTTACAAAAATCGTGGTAATGCTCGTGCTGATTTAGAAGATTATCAAGGTGCGATCGCAGATTATACTCAAGCAATCAAAATTAATCCTAATTATGTCGATGCCTATTATAACCGTGGTAATGCTCGTTATGATCTAGGAGATTACGAGGAAGCAATTGAGGATTACACCCAAACTATTCAGATTAATTCTAATTATGCTCATGCCTATTATAACCGTGGTAACGTTTATTCGGAGCTAGGGGATAAACAGCTAGCAATTAATGATTTTCGCAAAGCAGCAGATATTTATCGTCGAGAAGGTAAACTAGAAGCACTTAAAGATGCCCGCGAAAGAGTTTCAGATTTAGAAATCGCCGAATCATTAGATATTTTAAACTTCTAAAGTTTTCATCTGTGTACCCTGGGGGTAGCCGCTACGCCTCTACATCTGTGGATAATGATCTTGTAAAAAAACGCAACTGCAACAGAAATCTGTCACATTGTCAAGTTATCCCTTCCGTGAGCTACGCTAACACCGACAAAGCCAAATCGCTATTTGCCTTCTTCTAATTTCCGTAATTGCTGCTCTGTCCGCTCATAGGGTTTTGTCTTCGGTTGCCAGGAGCCAAACAAATTCGTCACAAAGTTGTTCATAGCTGTCCGAGTCTGGGTACTGGCTTTTCCTAAAGCACCAGGTAACACCTGATCTCCTGCTGCCACAAACAGTAGAAAGCCAAGGAGTATCAAAGGCATATTTTGTTTCATGTCTAAATTCCCTCACAGATGGTATTAGTACCGCAAGGCGGAAGTCAAAAGTTAAAGAGCTTATTATATAGGCTTTTCACTTTTAACGTTACCGTGAAAACTATGAGGAATAACACTCGGTAATCCTAATCGACACATGGGTTCTGCATCTAGGCGCTGCTGTATGTATGGCTGGAACCGTATTCTTAGAAGGTAAACGTAGTCCGAACCGTGCCAACATAAATTTTGTCATTACTATTATTATGTTCCGGATTCGTAATTACAAATAATCCCGGAGTTATTGCCAGATTATCTGTGAGTTGAAAGTTATAAAAGGCTTCTAGATGTAAAGATGTATCCTGATCTTCAAAGGGATCACCATAACTATGATAAGTAACTTTAGGCGGTTGACCCACCACAAACCCAGCAAAGCTACCTTCTCTGCCAATATCTGTGAGAGCTAGCAGTACAGACCATGTGGAGATTACGGCATTTGGGTTTGCTGGTAAATTTTCTGCTTTCGCATGAATCAAACCAACTCGACCGCCGAGGCTGATATTTGGGTTAATTTGCCAAGCAGCTTCCGCACCAAAGGAATTAGCCGCGATCGCATCGGCCTGATCATTAAACGGATTGCCAGTTAATTCACTACCAGTTCCCGTATTCAGATTATTGTAAGAGTGGAGATAGGTAAAGCTGATTGCTGTGGTTTTAGTGGGTTCGAGGGTAAGTTGAGCGATCGCACCGTAAGGATTAGCAAAAATCCCCTTGTCTGGATTAGCTGCATCGCTGGTGACATATCCTAATGACAAATTCAGACTGTCACTCAAATTATGAGAAATACCAATACCAGCACCACCACCTTGGCGGCGAATGGGGTTTTCCCTGCCAAATGTAGAAATTGATCCGTCTCCACTACCGCTAAAAAGAGGATTGACACTCGGAACAAAGTCACCTAATCCTCCTCCCAAAGCGTACAAAGTCATGCGGGTTTGCTGACTGAGGGGAAATTTATACTCTAGTTCATCTAATTCCACCTCATTGTCATCATCACCATCAAATCCCAAATTTGCCATTTGAGTTCCAGTAAATTCTGCCAATTCTGGTGTGTTGCGCGCTTGTAGGCGGAGTTTCATTTCGTCTTTTCCCGTAAAACTAGTTTCTAAGGAGAGACGAACGCGATCGCTAAATGCCAAATTCTCATTTATTGGCTTATCGCTACTGTTGGCTTTTTTCCCACCCGCAAATCCACTCACAGCAAAAATAATCTCTCCTTCAAGTTCAACTTGGGGTGAGAATTGTTGTGCTTTCAATGTAGCAACTTGATTTTCTAATAAATCTACTCGGTTTTCTAGAGTTGCTAATTCTGCCGAAAATTCCGTTTTTAATCGTTGGAGTGTTGTTAAATTTTCTCGATTAACAATCTCAGAATTAGTATTTGAAATTAGCTCATTTATCTGTGTAATGCAAGTATTTAATTCGGTTGCAAATTGGTAGCGATTTAGAGTTTGATTGGTATAGTGAGTAAAATTATTAATACAGTTATATTGTTCAATTAATGAATTTAGTGTTTGAACTTCCCAACTATCAAGCCTAATTTCTGATAATTGAGATACAGATGTTATCTGATTATCTGATATTGCGGGTGTGGCATTAGCTAGAGTTATGCTGTGCAAAGCTAATGAACTAATGAACCCAATTTTTAATAAATAAGTTAAAACTCTCAATGCTCTCTCCTGAAAGTCAGAAAATTAAATAATTACTGTTGTTGAGGAAATAATCTGGATTTTTTTTGCACGCAGAGGCGCAGAGTCGCAGAGAGTTGGAGTTTAAATAATATGGAGGCGCTGTTCGCATAGGTTTAATAATGCTGGGGTAAAAGGACGGCGTTCTGGAAATTGAGTGCTGATCTGAATATGTCTAACTAAGGTGAGGGTGGTGTAAGTTTCAATAGCAAGAGGGGATTTATCTTTTGTCAGTTGCAGAAATGTTTGAGTTAGGGTTTTTTCACATTCGTGCAATGCTTCTGAATTACCAAAGGTGCGAAGGCTGTATTCTTTTATATGACCGATGTAGTTACCAATATCCAGCGCCGGATTACCTTCACAATATAAATCTAGGTCGATGAGATATAACCGAGAATTATGAATAATCACTTGATCTGGATAGAAATCACGATGAATACCACAGGGTTTTGCTTCTGGTGTATTTTGTCCTAAATGATCACATTTTTCTAAGATTTTTTCTAACCGTGCTTGCCATTCGGGATATTGTTGTATGACTAATGGAAGGCGTTCATGTAAAATTCGCAGTTCGTCTGACATAGTATGAGAACGGCGCGGAGGAATATTAGTTTGATGAAGTTTATGAGCAACTTCAGCAATTCTTTTTGCTATTAAAATATTATTATTATTTTGCGTGAGGAATCGAGTAGCGATATCACCTTCAACCTTGCGCTGTAACCACATCTGCCATTCTGGAATTATCCCTACAGGTTCAGGGACAGAAATCCCATCATCACTATCATCAGCAAATCCTGCATCCCACAAAGATTTTTGTAACTCATAACTATGATAATCGGTTCCCTTAGCTCTCACCTTACCAATCAGCGTCATGATTTCCCCAGAATCATGAATAAATTCATATTCAATCAAACAACGCCGCCCAGGTTTGTGACGAATAACTTCAATTTTTTGCAGGTGCATATTTTGAGCCTTAACCAAACACCGACTAAAACATTCTTCAACCTGCAACCGATCAATTGCAGCCGACAAAAAAGGCATCTTACTATCAACTAAATTGATTAACACTTTGCGTACCTTTGCGCTTACCTCAGCGTTCCTTTGCGTTTCCTCTCTCCACCCTCAATTCCCATAGCACTCTGCACCTGATACAAAGCCGCATAACGCCCATTTTGTTGCATCAATTGCAAATGAGAACCTTGTTCCACCACCCGCCCATTTTCCAGATAAAGAATAATATCTGCACGAGTTGCAAAATAAAGGTCATGAGTAATTAAAAAAGTCGTGCGATTTGCCGATAACCTTTGCAGCGCATCAATCACAGCCTTCTCATTACCCTTATCTAAACCCGTAGTTGGTTCATCTAAAATCAAGATAGGAGCTTGACGAATCGCCGCACGTGCGATCGCAATTCGTTGGCGTTGTCCACCAGAAAGGGTTGCGCCTCTTTCCCCTACAAGCGTGTCGTATCCTTGCGGTAAACCTGCGATAAAATCATGAGCATTCGCTAAACGCGCCGCCTCTTCAATTTCCGCATCAGACACCCCAGCAATCCCGTAGGCGATATTTTCTCGAATAGAAGCGGCAAATAACAGACTATCTTGCAAAACTACACTAATTTGCGGACGTAATGATTCTAATGTGTACTCTCGGATGTCCCGCCCATCAATCATTACTTGTCCTGATGTTGGGTCATAAAGTCGCAATAATAGACTGACTAATGTCGATTTACCACCACCGGAAGTCCCTACAATCGCGACTTGCTGTCCCGGTTGAATATTTAAATTAATATCTTGCAGTAAAACTTGTCCTGAATCATAAGCAAAGTCAACGTGATCAAAACACACCGCACCTCGAAAAATCGGGGCGGGAATTGCATCAGGCGCATCACGGACATCAGGTTCCTCTTGTAAGATATCTAAAATTCGCTCACCAGAAGCAGCAGCTTTAGCGAGTCTTGCAGTGTACTTAGCGAAGTTATGAACTGGCTTAAAGGCGTTCTTTAGATAGGTGATGAATACCAGCACATCCCCAGGTGTTAAAGCATCGCGCAGCGCCAGCCAGGAGCCATACCATAAAACAATTGCGGTTCCCAGGGCAATCACCGCATCAACGGTACGTTCTAAGTGCGCCGCCAGCCGTTGGGTTTTGACGCTTTCTTTGAGACTGCGCTGATTTTGTTGAGCAAACACTCGCGCAAAGGCATCCTGTAGCGAGAGGGCTTTAACCAGTTTAATCGCCGCAATGGATTCAGCCGCAGTCGCCGCTACCGCCCCTTCTTGTTTGCGTTGCTTTAATGAAGACTCTCGAATTCGCTGGCTGAGTCGATGCGTAACTAACCAAAATAACGGTAGTGTGAATAGTGCCAGTAGGGTCAGGCTGGGATTCATCCAAAACATCACCCCAATCATGCCAAATAGGGTAAGAATGCTGACTACTAGCGGTAATGCTGCCGTGATCATAATTTCTTGGAGACGGCTAGCATCGCTACTGACACGCACAATTAAATCGCCGCTACGAGCCTTGGTGTGATAACCCAAAGATAAATCTTGGAGATGACGATACAAATGA
This Nodularia sp. LEGE 06071 DNA region includes the following protein-coding sequences:
- a CDS encoding ABC transporter ATP-binding protein, with protein sequence MSKPSGLWSVLAYFWPYIRPQSGLILISAIALIADVALRVLEPWPLKFVFDYVLIRDNPPTNIPIISELEPVTLLTFSAVAVLILTGLRAFAAYWSTVGLATVGSRVMGEVRNHLYRHLQDLSLGYHTKARSGDLIVRVSSDASRLQEIMITAALPLVVSILTLFGMIGVMFWMNPSLTLLALFTLPLFWLVTHRLSQRIRESSLKQRKQEGAVAATAAESIAAIKLVKALSLQDAFARVFAQQNQRSLKESVKTQRLAAHLERTVDAVIALGTAIVLWYGSWLALRDALTPGDVLVFITYLKNAFKPVHNFAKYTARLAKAAASGERILDILQEEPDVRDAPDAIPAPIFRGAVCFDHVDFAYDSGQVLLQDINLNIQPGQQVAIVGTSGGGKSTLVSLLLRLYDPTSGQVMIDGRDIREYTLESLRPQISVVLQDSLLFAASIRENIAYGIAGVSDAEIEEAARLANAHDFIAGLPQGYDTLVGERGATLSGGQRQRIAIARAAIRQAPILILDEPTTGLDKGNEKAVIDALQRLSANRTTFLITHDLYFATRADIILYLENGRVVEQGSHLQLMQQNGRYAALYQVQSAMGIEGGERKRKGTLR